Proteins encoded within one genomic window of Streptomyces taklimakanensis:
- a CDS encoding serine/threonine-protein kinase, giving the protein MRESTLLQGRYRLVEVVGRGGMGQVWRSHDESLDRAVAVKCLKPLGRQTEPSTMRGLRERFRREARVAASLQHRGVTVVHDFGEHDEVLYLVMELLEGHDLGRLLEANDGRPLPVPEVLDIAEQIAAALAYTHGRGIVHRDLKPANVMRAADGTVKICDFGVARIGHDIGFTVRLDGGDAVVGTPHYMSPEQIAGTHLDHRSDLYSLGCVLYEIITGAPPFDLEDTWSVLVGHRETDPRPPRDLRPDLPGALDGLVLDLLAKDPDGRPDDAGELLHRVAEIRRAAEIRRAVGVAGAAAPAGPVRRLPVWARGMSTGARAVTGRGARPGLPASPGRPGGLDEPWTGTRTAG; this is encoded by the coding sequence ATGAGGGAGAGCACCCTGCTCCAGGGCCGGTACCGGCTGGTGGAAGTCGTCGGACGCGGCGGCATGGGGCAGGTGTGGCGGTCGCACGACGAGTCGCTGGACCGGGCCGTCGCCGTCAAGTGCCTCAAACCGCTGGGACGGCAGACCGAGCCGTCCACCATGCGCGGGTTGCGCGAACGCTTCCGCCGCGAGGCCCGGGTCGCGGCCTCCCTCCAGCACCGCGGTGTGACCGTCGTCCACGACTTCGGGGAGCACGACGAGGTGCTCTACCTGGTGATGGAGCTGCTGGAGGGACACGACCTGGGGCGGCTGCTGGAGGCGAACGACGGCCGACCGCTGCCGGTGCCCGAGGTCCTCGACATCGCCGAGCAGATCGCCGCCGCCCTGGCCTACACCCACGGCCGTGGCATCGTGCACCGTGACCTCAAGCCCGCCAACGTGATGCGCGCCGCCGACGGCACCGTGAAGATCTGCGACTTCGGCGTCGCCCGGATCGGCCACGACATCGGCTTCACCGTCCGGCTCGACGGCGGTGACGCGGTCGTGGGAACGCCCCACTACATGTCGCCCGAGCAGATAGCCGGAACCCACCTCGACCACCGCAGCGACCTGTACTCCCTGGGCTGTGTGTTGTACGAGATCATCACCGGTGCGCCGCCCTTCGACCTGGAGGACACCTGGAGCGTCCTCGTCGGCCACCGTGAGACCGATCCCCGACCACCGCGCGACCTCCGTCCCGACCTGCCCGGGGCCCTGGACGGGCTCGTCCTCGACCTGCTGGCCAAGGACCCGGACGGGCGGCCCGACGACGCCGGTGAGCTCCTCCACCGGGTCGCCGAGATCCGCCGGGCCGCCGAGATCCGCCGGGCCGTCGGGGTCGCCGGCGCGGCGGCCCCGGCGGGGCCGGTCCGGCGGTTGCCGGTGTGGGCCCGGGGCATGAGCACCGGGGCCCGAGCCGTCACCGGGAGGGGCGCGCGTCCCGGCCTTCCGGCCTCTCCCGGGCGTCCGGGGGGCCTCGACGAGCCCTGGACCGGCACCCGGACCGCCGGCTGA
- a CDS encoding serine hydrolase domain-containing protein — protein MTGSARGSDPVPEPAAPPAGSRGIGRRQLGLRTLALGGGLVLASSPVAAARARTSHAPSPGGAPVLRRGSARRAGLLGEHLERLVEDAKTFLGPSPEHPWYAGAVLLAGRGGTVALHEAIGHAVRYSAYDEVGDTGVELPADRQVPATPDTVYDLASVSKLFTAILAVREIERGTLELDAAVASHLPEFGAEGKDGITLRHLLTHTSGLAAWIPLYAEPTHRDRLLRLWREKPLDPPGTVYRYSDLNLITLQLVLERVTGKSLDVLLREGITGPLGMRWTRYNPPASWKPRIAATEDARRPWSGLDRGMVHGEVHDENAYSLGGVAGHAGVFSCAWDLAVLCRTLLNGGAYGRARILTEESVELLFHDFNTDFPGDEHGLGFELYQHWFMGAMATPRTAGHTGFTGTCLVLDPTTDTFLVVLGNSVHPVRTWRSGSAPRVAAADRLARAVPVRPAHGRRAWFSGMASGASATLALPEVTPRGADARLRFSLWWDTERAWDVLRLEASDDGTTWQPVPFTTTRPGGEPVGRADGTVYGYSGRVWYRASADLGAWRGRAVRLRWRYATDGRYVGRGAYVDGIRIEDDGRVLFDDSRRKDAGRVTADGWTASAD, from the coding sequence ATGACGGGTTCCGCACGGGGTTCCGACCCGGTCCCGGAGCCGGCGGCACCGCCCGCCGGGAGCCGGGGCATCGGGCGGCGGCAGCTCGGCCTGCGGACGCTGGCGCTCGGCGGCGGCCTGGTGCTGGCCTCGTCGCCCGTCGCGGCGGCCCGCGCCCGGACGTCGCACGCGCCCTCTCCCGGCGGCGCCCCGGTGCTGCGCCGCGGTTCGGCCCGCCGGGCCGGGCTGCTGGGGGAGCACCTGGAGCGGCTGGTCGAGGACGCGAAGACCTTCCTCGGTCCCTCTCCCGAGCACCCCTGGTACGCGGGCGCGGTCCTGCTGGCCGGGCGTGGCGGCACGGTCGCCCTCCACGAGGCGATCGGCCACGCGGTGCGCTACTCCGCCTACGACGAGGTCGGCGACACCGGTGTCGAGCTCCCCGCCGACCGGCAGGTGCCGGCGACCCCCGACACGGTGTACGACCTCGCCTCCGTCTCCAAGCTGTTCACCGCGATCCTGGCCGTCCGGGAGATCGAGCGCGGCACCCTGGAGCTGGACGCGGCCGTCGCCTCCCACCTGCCGGAGTTCGGGGCCGAGGGAAAGGACGGCATCACCCTGCGGCACCTGCTCACCCACACCTCCGGTCTGGCCGCCTGGATCCCCCTGTACGCCGAGCCCACCCACCGGGATCGGCTGCTCCGCCTGTGGCGCGAGAAGCCCCTGGACCCGCCCGGTACCGTCTACCGCTACTCCGATCTGAACCTGATCACCCTCCAGTTGGTGCTGGAGAGGGTCACCGGGAAGTCCCTGGACGTGCTCCTGCGCGAGGGGATCACCGGCCCGCTGGGCATGCGGTGGACCCGCTACAACCCGCCCGCCTCCTGGAAACCGCGGATCGCCGCCACCGAGGACGCCCGCCGCCCCTGGTCGGGCCTGGACCGCGGCATGGTGCACGGCGAGGTTCACGACGAGAACGCGTACTCCCTCGGCGGGGTGGCCGGGCACGCCGGGGTCTTCTCCTGCGCCTGGGACCTGGCCGTGCTGTGCCGGACGCTGCTCAACGGCGGCGCGTACGGCCGTGCCCGGATCCTGACCGAGGAGTCGGTGGAGCTGCTCTTCCACGACTTCAACACCGACTTCCCCGGCGACGAGCACGGGTTGGGCTTCGAGCTGTACCAGCACTGGTTCATGGGGGCCATGGCCACTCCGCGCACGGCCGGGCACACCGGCTTCACCGGAACCTGCCTGGTGTTGGACCCGACCACCGACACCTTCCTGGTGGTGTTGGGCAACTCCGTCCACCCGGTGCGCACCTGGCGGTCGGGCAGCGCCCCGCGCGTGGCCGCCGCCGACCGTCTGGCCCGCGCCGTACCGGTGCGTCCCGCCCACGGGCGCCGGGCGTGGTTCTCCGGGATGGCGAGCGGCGCCTCCGCCACCCTCGCCCTGCCCGAGGTGACGCCGCGCGGCGCGGACGCGCGACTGCGCTTCTCGCTGTGGTGGGACACCGAGCGCGCCTGGGACGTGCTGCGCCTGGAGGCCTCCGACGACGGGACGACCTGGCAGCCGGTGCCCTTCACCACCACCCGTCCCGGCGGGGAACCGGTGGGACGCGCCGACGGCACCGTGTACGGCTACTCCGGCCGCGTCTGGTACCGGGCCTCCGCCGACCTGGGCGCCTGGCGCGGCCGGGCGGTGCGGCTGCGCTGGCGGTACGCCACGGACGGCCGCTACGTGGGACGCGGCGCGTACGTCGACGGGATCCGGATCGAGGACGACGGGCGCGTGCTGTTCGACGACTCCCGCCGGAAGGACGCGGGCCGCGTCACGGCGGACGGCTGGACCGCCTCGGCCGACTGA
- a CDS encoding leucine-rich repeat domain-containing protein — protein sequence MDTESTQTVVNLWRAMRKRVPDEVWRREDLRVLILAENGLVSLPPDIGRLRHLHTLDLGHNELTGVPEEIGELTALDRCLYLHDNRITALPRSLGRLRRLTYLNIGDNPLEALPEEIGGLVRLVELRAQRCRLRELPASLGRLSALRELWLRGNALTALPRSVRRLRELRELELRDNALEEVPGAVRGLPLLRRLDLRANPLRSVPPWVARELPALERLDLRWTGVRPDPELVGDLERRGCVVLR from the coding sequence ATGGACACCGAATCGACACAGACCGTGGTGAACCTGTGGCGGGCGATGCGGAAACGCGTACCCGACGAGGTGTGGCGACGTGAGGATCTGCGTGTGCTGATCCTCGCCGAGAACGGGCTCGTCTCGCTTCCGCCGGACATCGGCCGACTGCGGCATCTGCACACCCTCGACCTGGGCCACAACGAACTCACCGGCGTGCCGGAGGAGATCGGCGAGCTGACCGCCCTGGACCGTTGCCTGTACCTGCACGACAACCGGATCACCGCACTGCCGCGTTCGCTGGGTCGACTGCGCCGGCTGACCTATCTCAACATCGGTGACAACCCGCTGGAGGCGCTGCCGGAGGAGATCGGCGGGCTGGTCCGCCTGGTCGAGTTGCGGGCCCAGCGGTGTCGGCTGCGGGAGCTGCCCGCCTCGCTCGGACGGCTCTCCGCGCTGCGGGAGCTGTGGCTGCGCGGCAACGCCCTGACCGCACTGCCCCGCTCGGTCCGCCGGCTGCGGGAGCTGCGCGAGCTGGAGCTGCGCGACAACGCCCTGGAGGAGGTGCCCGGAGCGGTGCGCGGACTGCCCCTGCTGCGCCGTCTGGACCTGCGCGCCAACCCGCTGCGTTCGGTGCCGCCCTGGGTGGCCCGGGAGTTGCCCGCCCTGGAGCGGCTGGATCTGCGCTGGACCGGTGTCCGGCCGGATCCGGAGTTGGTGGGGGACCTGGAGCGGCGGGGCTGCGTGGTGCTGCGCTGA
- a CDS encoding N-acetylmuramoyl-L-alanine amidase yields MRALTAAGSAAALLALLPAAPPAGAGEPEPGSLQGAFAHAAERYGVPESVLLGVSYLQSRWDDHSGAPSVSGGYGPMHLTDVRAALEREPHHGHGTEDPRGDTARGTREVRGTLPEVAEPPERLRTLERAAELTGLDEEELRTDPAANVEGGAALLAAAQEELGLPPSDDPARWYGAVARYPGSSDTGAAKVFADEVFAVIREGGRRTTDSGQVVTLAADPDLTPDASLLAESDPRTASPGAAGRDELVECPRSVSCEWIPAPYQEYTDADGSPNYGNHDRANRPESQEIDYIVVHDTEATWDTTLKLVQDPTYVSWHYSLRASDGHIAQHLPLRDVGWHAGNWYVNAKSIGLEHEGFLTSPDAWYTEAMYRTSARLVKYLARRYDIPLDRQHVLGHDNVPGVTGANIPGMHTDPGPYWDWGHYFTLLGAPFHPTAGPRSELVTIRPEYDEHRPVYTRCDGSGEPCPPHGSSAVRLHTGPSADAPLVRDVGLRPGGGDSTTGVNDIGARATTGQRYAVAERRGAWTAIWYLGQKAWFHNPAEAPTAVNSRGWVVTPREGVASVPVYGRAYPEASAYPEGVPAQALSPLPYTVEAGQAYAVGLRTEGEYYHAKTFDPAHHVVVRGEEEYLQIQLGHRVAFVKASDVTVRRAR; encoded by the coding sequence CTGCGGGCACTCACCGCCGCCGGATCGGCCGCCGCGCTGTTGGCCCTCCTCCCGGCGGCTCCCCCGGCCGGCGCCGGCGAGCCGGAGCCCGGTTCGCTTCAGGGGGCGTTCGCCCACGCCGCGGAGCGGTACGGGGTGCCCGAGAGCGTTCTGCTGGGCGTGTCGTACCTCCAGTCCCGCTGGGACGACCACAGCGGCGCGCCCAGTGTCTCGGGCGGCTACGGCCCGATGCACCTGACCGACGTCCGCGCCGCCCTGGAGCGCGAGCCGCACCACGGCCACGGCACGGAGGACCCGCGCGGCGACACCGCCCGCGGCACCAGGGAGGTCCGCGGCACGCTCCCCGAGGTGGCGGAGCCGCCCGAGCGGCTGCGCACCCTGGAGCGTGCCGCGGAGCTGACCGGACTGGACGAGGAGGAGCTGCGCACCGATCCGGCGGCCAACGTCGAGGGCGGCGCGGCGCTACTGGCCGCCGCGCAGGAGGAACTGGGTCTGCCGCCCAGCGACGACCCGGCGCGGTGGTACGGGGCCGTGGCCCGCTATCCGGGCTCCTCCGACACCGGGGCCGCGAAGGTCTTCGCCGACGAGGTCTTCGCCGTGATCCGCGAGGGCGGACGGCGCACCACCGACTCCGGCCAGGTCGTGACGCTCGCCGCCGACCCGGACCTGACCCCGGACGCCTCGCTGCTCGCCGAGTCGGACCCGCGGACGGCGTCCCCGGGGGCCGCCGGGCGCGACGAGCTGGTGGAGTGCCCGAGATCCGTCTCGTGCGAGTGGATCCCGGCGCCGTACCAGGAGTACACCGACGCCGACGGCTCGCCGAACTACGGCAACCACGACCGGGCGAACCGCCCCGAGTCGCAGGAGATCGACTACATCGTGGTCCACGACACCGAGGCGACCTGGGACACCACGCTGAAGCTGGTGCAGGACCCCACGTACGTCTCCTGGCACTACTCCCTGCGCGCCTCCGACGGACACATCGCCCAGCACCTCCCCCTGAGGGACGTGGGCTGGCACGCGGGCAACTGGTACGTCAACGCCAAGTCGATCGGCCTGGAGCACGAGGGCTTCCTGACCTCGCCCGACGCCTGGTACACGGAGGCGATGTACCGCACCTCGGCGCGGCTGGTGAAGTACCTGGCCCGCAGGTACGACATCCCCCTGGACCGGCAGCACGTCCTCGGGCACGACAACGTGCCGGGCGTGACCGGCGCCAACATCCCTGGAATGCACACCGATCCCGGCCCCTACTGGGACTGGGGGCACTACTTCACACTGTTGGGCGCGCCCTTCCACCCCACGGCCGGCCCGCGTTCGGAACTGGTGACCATCCGACCGGAGTACGACGAGCACAGGCCGGTCTACACCCGCTGCGACGGCTCCGGCGAGCCGTGCCCGCCGCACGGTTCGAGCGCGGTGCGGCTGCACACCGGGCCGAGCGCCGACGCCCCGCTGGTGAGGGACGTCGGACTGCGGCCGGGCGGTGGCGACTCCACCACCGGTGTCAACGACATCGGCGCCCGCGCCACGACCGGCCAGCGGTACGCGGTGGCCGAGCGGCGCGGTGCGTGGACGGCGATCTGGTACCTCGGTCAGAAGGCGTGGTTCCACAACCCCGCCGAGGCACCGACCGCGGTGAACTCCCGTGGCTGGGTGGTCACCCCGAGGGAGGGCGTCGCATCGGTGCCCGTCTACGGCCGCGCCTACCCGGAGGCGTCCGCCTATCCCGAGGGGGTCCCCGCACAGGCGCTCTCGCCCCTGCCGTACACGGTGGAGGCGGGGCAGGCGTACGCGGTGGGGCTGCGGACGGAGGGCGAGTACTACCACGCCAAGACCTTCGATCCCGCACACCACGTGGTGGTGCGGGGCGAGGAGGAGTACCTCCAGATCCAGCTCGGCCACCGGGTGGCCTTCGTCAAGGCGTCCGACGTCACGGTGCGCCGGGCGCGCTGA
- a CDS encoding aminoglycoside phosphotransferase family protein encodes MNPTPSPVSAPALPRPRQQYAPVHPGPMRASPVVGGLPRPRRPYGGPVSPPIGGRLDLSGPQGSRLRAVVAAVHRICPEFRAVQVMRRSGRSVLLLGAIGRSPAVAKCLLDHSPAQVERFRYEIAVHRAFVRDRPPVRVPRLVAADPDRCVLVTERVPGRPAADRRHPSDPPAPADLNAVLDAVRRLNAWRPSAGRFEAPIDYGRRIARHHALGLLTDRDADDLGKLLHGLARTGGRGQFCHGDALPTNMLLSPVGPVLVDWEHAGWYLPGYDLATLWSVLGDSPSARRRISQLAQSSGRDARDAFLVNLMLVLTREIRACETAVQHTMRDPDPATGTDRPGRMSTGEEQRLLLRRLHDDCAMARRAVRAAVGTR; translated from the coding sequence ATGAATCCAACACCGTCCCCCGTGTCGGCCCCGGCCCTGCCGCGTCCGCGACAGCAGTACGCCCCCGTCCACCCCGGTCCGATGCGCGCTTCCCCCGTGGTCGGCGGCCTGCCCCGGCCGCGCAGGCCGTACGGCGGCCCCGTGTCCCCACCGATCGGCGGGAGGCTGGATCTGTCCGGTCCACAGGGTTCTCGGCTGCGCGCCGTCGTCGCCGCGGTCCACCGGATCTGCCCGGAGTTCCGAGCGGTGCAGGTGATGCGCAGGAGCGGGCGTTCGGTGCTCCTGCTCGGCGCCATCGGTCGCAGCCCCGCGGTGGCCAAGTGTCTGCTGGACCACTCCCCCGCGCAGGTCGAGCGATTCCGGTACGAGATAGCGGTTCACCGCGCCTTCGTGCGCGACCGGCCGCCGGTGCGGGTGCCCCGACTCGTCGCAGCGGACCCGGACCGCTGCGTCCTGGTCACCGAACGGGTGCCCGGCAGACCCGCCGCCGATCGGCGTCATCCGTCGGATCCCCCCGCGCCCGCCGACCTGAACGCCGTGCTGGACGCGGTCCGGAGGTTGAACGCCTGGCGGCCTTCGGCGGGCCGGTTCGAGGCGCCGATCGACTACGGCCGGCGGATCGCGCGCCACCACGCGCTGGGACTGCTGACGGACCGTGACGCGGACGACCTGGGGAAGCTGCTGCACGGTCTGGCGCGCACCGGCGGGCGGGGACAGTTCTGCCACGGTGACGCCCTGCCGACCAACATGCTGCTCTCGCCCGTCGGTCCGGTGCTGGTCGACTGGGAGCACGCCGGCTGGTACCTGCCCGGCTACGACCTCGCCACCCTGTGGTCGGTGCTCGGCGACAGCCCGTCGGCCCGTCGTCGGATCAGCCAACTGGCCCAGTCCTCCGGACGCGACGCGCGGGACGCCTTCCTGGTGAACCTGATGCTCGTGCTCACTCGTGAGATCCGGGCCTGCGAGACGGCCGTACAGCACACGATGCGGGACCCGGATCCGGCCACCGGAACCGACCGCCCCGGCCGGATGAGCACCGGCGAGGAACAACGGCTGCTGCTGCGCCGACTGCACGACGACTGCGCGATGGCCCGACGCGCGGTGCGGGCGGCGGTCGGCACCCGCTGA
- a CDS encoding HEAT repeat domain-containing protein, whose protein sequence is MFADSVDSDIAPSGTLLGLLQRGRGDGTLHALAAPRAEALAALSHCLRCDPRRDWQLEHRSLYYARLHRDLDAGLGEIEEHLFDPADLVDTEEERTGLALSVLGHLASYGDRGALLLLRRYAERGANWRWALDELAVRDDDAGLRSLGPAVLARFPHTPEGEAELAEAVRDAYEPRPWRLWAEDPDRPAQAERIERAREAGAFGRWGRQLRPAGPRPGWSVRAVLRWAQDGDSSSPDGADPAVPTGFPARDPLRREAAAARCLAAVAGPDDRTELLAAARSGPDAARAVALRHLAERGDPAALDLIEIAAVEAADPVGGSPGTVARSALAAFSRMRGAAALERARRWARREDALGDAAAALLACHGGPEDAGAVLAALRRTVRAGGLDAEALRPLVDGVARLAVHRAAPVLRHVYRETASSQLRGRTARALAATDPSFGAGFAVECLWDCEESTRELAARHAATGDTRVVERLRRLAADPAEEEGVQSAVRGRLGPGDSAVRRVR, encoded by the coding sequence ATGTTCGCCGATTCCGTCGATTCCGACATAGCGCCCAGCGGTACGCTGCTCGGCCTCCTCCAGAGGGGCCGCGGCGACGGCACGCTGCACGCTCTCGCGGCCCCGCGTGCCGAGGCGCTCGCCGCGCTGAGCCACTGCCTGCGCTGTGACCCCCGGCGCGACTGGCAGCTCGAACACCGTTCCCTGTACTACGCGCGCCTCCACCGGGACCTGGACGCCGGGCTCGGCGAGATCGAGGAGCACCTGTTCGACCCCGCCGACCTCGTCGACACCGAGGAGGAGCGCACCGGGCTCGCCCTCTCCGTGCTCGGCCACCTCGCCTCCTACGGCGACCGCGGCGCGCTGCTGCTGCTGCGCCGCTACGCGGAACGGGGCGCCAACTGGCGCTGGGCCCTGGACGAACTGGCCGTCCGCGACGACGACGCCGGGCTGCGTTCCCTCGGCCCCGCCGTACTGGCGCGCTTCCCGCACACCCCCGAAGGCGAGGCGGAGCTGGCCGAGGCCGTCCGCGACGCCTACGAACCGCGCCCCTGGCGGCTGTGGGCCGAGGACCCGGACCGTCCCGCGCAGGCGGAACGCATCGAGCGCGCCCGCGAGGCGGGGGCCTTCGGCCGCTGGGGCCGTCAACTGCGCCCGGCCGGGCCGCGCCCCGGCTGGAGCGTGCGCGCGGTCCTCCGCTGGGCCCAGGACGGCGACTCGTCCTCCCCCGACGGAGCCGACCCCGCCGTCCCGACCGGTTTCCCGGCTCGCGATCCGCTGCGCCGCGAGGCCGCCGCCGCCCGCTGTCTGGCCGCCGTGGCCGGCCCCGACGACCGCACCGAACTGCTCGCGGCGGCCCGGAGCGGCCCCGATGCCGCCCGTGCCGTCGCCCTGCGCCACCTGGCCGAGCGCGGCGACCCGGCCGCCCTGGACCTGATCGAGATCGCCGCGGTCGAGGCCGCCGATCCCGTGGGCGGCTCGCCCGGCACCGTCGCCCGGTCCGCGCTGGCGGCCTTCTCCCGGATGCGCGGCGCCGCCGCCCTGGAGCGGGCCCGCCGATGGGCGCGGCGCGAGGACGCCCTCGGCGACGCGGCCGCCGCCCTGCTCGCCTGTCACGGGGGGCCGGAGGACGCCGGCGCGGTGCTGGCCGCGCTGCGTCGCACCGTCCGTGCCGGAGGCCTCGACGCCGAGGCCCTGCGCCCGCTGGTGGACGGCGTCGCCAGACTGGCCGTGCACCGTGCCGCGCCCGTGCTGCGGCACGTCTACCGGGAGACGGCCTCCTCCCAGCTCCGTGGCCGCACGGCCCGCGCCCTGGCCGCCACCGATCCCTCCTTCGGGGCCGGCTTCGCCGTCGAGTGCCTGTGGGACTGCGAGGAATCCACCCGGGAACTCGCCGCCCGCCACGCCGCGACGGGCGACACCCGCGTCGTCGAGCGCCTGCGACGGCTCGCCGCCGACCCGGCCGAGGAGGAGGGCGTGCAGAGTGCCGTGCGCGGCCGGCTCGGCCCCGGCGACTCCGCCGTGCGCCGCGTCCGTTGA